From Salinirubellus salinus, the proteins below share one genomic window:
- a CDS encoding class I SAM-dependent methyltransferase: MSDSRLAAVVAKPDAEAAIASLQTEGVYDDTRRVEAHDADTVALPVTARPSETAVRDVVESDLPRRERGLHDILRSKGWEEDDLDAVPASWAVVGSVVLVDVAGCPNPESVGEALLALHGEADTVLAREGIAGKTREPEVEVLAGEGDTETVHTEHGTRYAMDLAEVMFSPGNEAERAGMADRVEAGERVFDMFAGIGYFTLPMARAGAEVLAAELRPTAYRYLVENAVLNGVQERVEAYRADCADVAVEEPVDRVVMGHYEAHERLDSAVAALRPGGVLHLHEATPTAELWDRPVGRVEAAAERAGRSVEVLDRRVVKGYSAGVEHVVVDARVP, encoded by the coding sequence GTGAGCGACTCGCGACTCGCAGCGGTGGTCGCCAAGCCCGACGCCGAGGCGGCCATCGCCTCCCTGCAGACCGAGGGCGTCTACGACGACACCCGGCGCGTCGAGGCACACGACGCAGACACCGTGGCCCTGCCGGTCACCGCCCGCCCGAGCGAGACGGCCGTCCGCGACGTGGTGGAGAGCGACCTCCCGCGACGCGAGCGCGGCCTCCACGACATCCTGCGCTCGAAGGGGTGGGAGGAGGACGACCTCGACGCGGTCCCCGCCTCGTGGGCCGTCGTCGGGAGCGTCGTCCTCGTCGACGTGGCGGGCTGTCCGAACCCCGAATCCGTGGGCGAAGCCCTGCTCGCACTCCACGGCGAGGCCGACACCGTCCTCGCGCGGGAGGGCATCGCCGGGAAGACCCGCGAACCCGAGGTGGAGGTCCTCGCCGGCGAGGGCGACACCGAGACGGTCCACACCGAACACGGCACGCGCTACGCGATGGACCTCGCCGAGGTGATGTTCTCGCCGGGGAACGAGGCCGAACGCGCGGGGATGGCCGACCGGGTGGAGGCGGGCGAGCGCGTCTTCGACATGTTCGCCGGCATCGGCTACTTCACCCTCCCGATGGCGCGGGCGGGGGCGGAGGTGCTGGCGGCGGAGCTTCGCCCCACCGCGTACCGCTACCTCGTCGAGAACGCCGTCCTGAACGGGGTGCAAGAGCGCGTCGAGGCGTACCGCGCGGACTGTGCCGACGTGGCCGTCGAGGAGCCGGTCGACCGGGTCGTGATGGGCCACTACGAGGCCCACGAGCGGCTGGATTCGGCGGTGGCGGCGCTCCGTCCGGGTGGGGTCCTCCACCTCCACGAGGCCACACCGACGGCCGAACTGTGGGACCGGCCGGTCGGGCGGGTCGAGGCGGCCGCCGAGCGTGCCGGCCGCTCCGTGGAGGTGCTGGACCGACGGGTCGTGAAGGGGTACAGCGCGGGTGTCGAACACGTCGTGGTGGACGCGCGGGTGCCGTAG
- the ggt gene encoding gamma-glutamyltransferase: MTRNVEEIDGFGSRRSTAYAERGMVATSQPLAAQAGLNTLRDGGNAFDAAVATAAALNVVEPTSTGLGGDVFALYRTADGEVGAMRACGGAPEGATREKVREAVADEGEDPSEAEMPMLGPHTVTVPGTARGWEATVEELGTMSLAEVLGPAIHYATEGYPASPVIADAWSYAEDLFENENAREAYLVDGERAPEEGEVVRLPKLGASMQTIAEEGADALYDGEIGEAIVDEVQSAGGFMELDDLRSFEVEWPDPVSTTYRGTEVWELPPNNQGLIALEALNVAEELGVHEYAADDPERYHYLAEAMAVAFEDGHHYITDPEFEDHPPLGSKDWARRRAADVGPEAGDHTWLESPAEDADTVLLCVADDEGNVVSYINSRFAGFGSGLVAGDTGIALQNRGASFSLDDDHPNRLEPGKRPFHTLVPAVARFDEDDWAAFGVMGGYMQPQGHLQVLTNVLDCGMGAQAALDAPRWRYREDGSVAVEARMPAAVQHGLLRRGHEVSVSRPLLFGGAQFVRSRAGVLEGATEPRKDGVAVGF, encoded by the coding sequence ATGACACGAAACGTCGAGGAGATAGACGGCTTCGGCTCCCGTCGCTCGACCGCCTACGCCGAACGCGGGATGGTCGCCACGAGCCAACCGCTCGCGGCGCAAGCGGGGCTGAACACGCTCCGGGACGGCGGGAACGCGTTCGACGCGGCCGTCGCCACGGCCGCCGCGCTCAACGTCGTCGAACCCACCTCCACCGGCCTCGGCGGCGACGTGTTCGCGCTCTACCGGACCGCCGACGGCGAGGTGGGCGCGATGCGGGCCTGCGGGGGCGCCCCCGAGGGTGCCACGCGCGAGAAGGTGCGCGAGGCCGTCGCCGACGAGGGTGAGGACCCGAGCGAGGCCGAGATGCCGATGCTCGGCCCGCACACCGTCACCGTTCCGGGGACCGCCCGCGGGTGGGAGGCCACCGTCGAGGAACTCGGCACGATGAGCCTCGCCGAGGTGCTCGGGCCTGCCATCCACTACGCCACCGAGGGGTACCCGGCCTCACCGGTCATCGCCGACGCGTGGTCCTACGCCGAGGACCTCTTCGAGAACGAGAACGCGCGCGAGGCCTATCTGGTGGACGGGGAGCGCGCACCCGAGGAAGGCGAGGTCGTCCGCCTCCCGAAGCTCGGCGCGTCGATGCAGACCATCGCGGAGGAGGGCGCGGACGCGCTCTACGACGGCGAGATTGGCGAGGCCATCGTCGACGAGGTGCAGAGCGCGGGCGGCTTCATGGAACTGGACGACCTCCGCTCGTTCGAGGTGGAGTGGCCCGACCCCGTCTCCACGACCTACCGCGGGACGGAGGTCTGGGAACTCCCGCCGAACAACCAGGGACTGATCGCCCTGGAGGCGCTCAACGTCGCCGAGGAACTCGGGGTCCACGAGTACGCTGCCGACGACCCGGAGCGCTACCACTACCTCGCGGAGGCGATGGCCGTCGCGTTCGAGGACGGCCACCACTACATCACCGACCCCGAGTTCGAGGACCACCCGCCGCTTGGATCGAAGGACTGGGCGAGGCGCCGGGCCGCCGACGTCGGCCCGGAGGCGGGCGACCACACGTGGCTCGAATCGCCGGCAGAGGACGCCGACACGGTCCTGCTCTGCGTGGCCGACGACGAGGGGAACGTCGTCTCGTACATCAACAGTCGGTTCGCCGGGTTCGGCTCCGGCCTCGTGGCGGGCGACACCGGCATCGCCCTGCAGAACCGCGGGGCGTCGTTCTCGCTCGACGACGACCACCCGAACCGCCTCGAACCCGGCAAGCGGCCGTTCCACACGCTCGTCCCCGCCGTCGCGCGGTTCGACGAGGACGACTGGGCCGCCTTCGGCGTGATGGGCGGGTACATGCAACCGCAGGGTCACCTGCAGGTGCTGACGAACGTCCTCGACTGCGGGATGGGCGCGCAGGCGGCACTCGACGCCCCACGCTGGCGCTACCGCGAGGACGGTTCGGTCGCCGTCGAGGCCCGGATGCCCGCCGCCGTACAGCACGGCCTGCTGCGCCGTGGCCACGAGGTGAGCGTCTCGCGGCCGCTCCTGTTCGGCGGCGCACAGTTCGTCCGGTCGCGCGCTGGGGTGCTGGAGGGGGCCACCGAGCCACGGAAGGACGGCGTCGCGGTCGGGTTCTAG
- a CDS encoding DUF998 domain-containing protein yields the protein MNDDSTLQSRLGLSEPSAAGFGLTVAGFVGFMGIITAEVLYPNYSTRQDISDLGSTRPPNPVIHEPSATIFNTTMLVTGAVVVLSAYLLYRTVDRRGFPLALAVFGVGAFGVGVFPGNVTPWHGIFALLTFFAGGITVLLSARVVSRPFSFLCGLFGGISLLVLLSVFFFGLVVRGSHPLEFLGGGGIERWVVYPLILWLPAFGGYLLAGADGATGTFADEQRS from the coding sequence ATGAACGACGACAGCACCCTCCAGTCGCGCCTCGGGCTCTCGGAGCCGTCGGCAGCGGGCTTCGGGCTGACCGTGGCGGGGTTCGTCGGCTTCATGGGCATCATCACGGCCGAGGTCCTCTATCCGAACTACTCGACGAGACAGGACATCAGCGACCTGGGCTCGACCCGCCCGCCGAACCCTGTCATCCACGAGCCGTCCGCGACGATCTTCAACACGACGATGCTCGTAACCGGGGCCGTGGTGGTCCTCTCGGCGTACCTCCTCTACCGGACCGTGGACCGCCGTGGGTTCCCGCTCGCGCTCGCCGTGTTCGGGGTCGGGGCGTTCGGCGTCGGCGTCTTTCCGGGGAACGTGACGCCCTGGCACGGCATCTTCGCGCTGCTGACGTTCTTCGCCGGGGGCATCACGGTCCTCCTCTCCGCTCGGGTCGTCTCCAGACCGTTCTCGTTCCTCTGTGGACTCTTCGGCGGCATCTCCCTGCTCGTTCTCCTCAGCGTCTTCTTCTTCGGGCTGGTCGTCCGGGGCTCCCACCCGCTCGAGTTCCTCGGCGGCGGGGGGATCGAGCGGTGGGTCGTCTACCCGCTCATCCTCTGGTTGCCGGCCTTCGGCGGCTACCTGCTGGCGGGTGCCGACGGGGCGACGGGGACGTTCGCCGACGAGCAGCGGTCGTGA
- a CDS encoding 60S ribosomal export protein NMD3, whose amino-acid sequence MSESRSFCPRCGDAMDPPEEPRPGEPRDPDAMLCDSCYFEDFDLVDAPDRIEVRVCAQCGAVHRGNRWVDVGAQDYTDVAVEETTAALGVHLEAEDVQWMVEPEQVDQNTIRMHSLFTGTVRGTPVEEEVTVPVYVARQTCTRCGRIAGDFYAALIQVRGTDRTPTKEEVDRSVEIAEDYIGEREAKGDRNAFITEIQRNSDGVDMKISSHQMANGIAQRITRQFGGEVTANETLVTEDGDGNEVYRVTFLARLPPFTPGDVIDLDDGDGPVLVTSAHGNLKGTRVETGEHYEASHDEGVKPDARVLGTKEDAVETTVVTVEDDHAVQVLDPETYEAKTIPRPDTVPDDAETVTVLKSRAGLHVVPEQADESDEDDTEQ is encoded by the coding sequence ATGAGCGAATCACGGTCCTTCTGCCCCCGGTGTGGTGACGCGATGGACCCGCCCGAGGAACCCCGCCCCGGCGAGCCACGCGACCCGGACGCGATGCTCTGCGACAGTTGCTACTTCGAGGACTTCGACCTCGTCGACGCCCCGGACCGCATCGAGGTCCGTGTCTGTGCGCAGTGCGGCGCGGTCCACCGCGGGAACCGCTGGGTCGACGTGGGCGCGCAGGACTACACCGACGTGGCCGTCGAGGAGACCACCGCGGCGCTCGGGGTCCACCTCGAGGCCGAGGACGTCCAGTGGATGGTCGAACCCGAGCAGGTCGACCAGAACACCATCCGGATGCACTCGCTGTTCACCGGTACGGTGCGTGGCACCCCCGTCGAGGAGGAGGTCACCGTCCCCGTCTACGTCGCCCGGCAGACCTGCACCCGGTGCGGGCGCATCGCGGGCGACTTCTACGCCGCGCTCATCCAGGTACGGGGGACCGACCGGACCCCGACGAAGGAGGAGGTGGACCGCTCGGTCGAGATCGCCGAGGACTACATCGGCGAACGCGAGGCCAAGGGCGACCGGAACGCGTTCATCACCGAGATCCAGCGGAACAGCGACGGGGTGGACATGAAGATCTCCTCCCACCAGATGGCGAACGGCATCGCCCAGCGCATCACCCGCCAGTTCGGCGGCGAGGTCACGGCGAACGAGACCCTCGTCACGGAGGACGGCGACGGCAACGAGGTCTACCGGGTGACGTTCCTCGCGCGCCTGCCGCCGTTCACCCCCGGCGACGTCATCGACCTCGACGACGGCGACGGCCCCGTCCTCGTCACCTCCGCGCACGGGAACCTGAAGGGGACCCGGGTGGAGACGGGCGAGCACTACGAGGCCAGTCACGATGAGGGCGTGAAGCCCGACGCCCGCGTCCTCGGGACGAAGGAGGACGCCGTGGAGACCACTGTCGTCACCGTCGAGGACGACCACGCGGTGCAGGTACTGGACCCGGAGACCTACGAGGCGAAGACCATCCCGCGGCCCGACACCGTGCCCGACGACGCCGAGACCGTGACGGTGCTCAAATCGCGGGCGGGCCTGCACGTCGTCCCGGAGCAGGCCGACGAGAGCGACGAGGACGACACGGAGCAGTGA
- a CDS encoding ABC transporter ATP-binding protein — protein MSHNGQSAATADASEEPLLSVRGLQTYFDTDNGTVRAVDGVSFDVERGETVCVVGESGSGKTVACESVTKLIDMPPGRIAGGEVLFDGEDLAQASEKRLKQIRGGRIGHVFQNPQGALNPVYTVGDQIVEAIRIHSDRSKSEARDRAVELLDRVGIPEAASRADEYPHEFSGGMKQRVVIAMALAGDPDLLIADEPTTALDVTIQAQILRLFEDLQEEFDMSIVFVTHDLGVVAQIADRVVVMYSGKVMERGDVFELFEQAAHPYTQALLRCLPGRGDVSEAIGGSLPDPTNPPSGCRFHPRCPHAVRDCQTGDQPPMAAVDDPEDEGDGDTDDREHRASCVYYRTGYNADTVRQTAPGTTGEASAPGSSTGAGTEGGDD, from the coding sequence GTGAGCCACAACGGCCAGTCGGCCGCCACGGCCGACGCGAGCGAGGAGCCGCTCCTCTCGGTTCGTGGCTTGCAGACCTACTTCGACACCGACAACGGCACCGTCCGTGCCGTCGACGGCGTCTCGTTCGACGTCGAGCGCGGCGAGACGGTGTGTGTCGTCGGCGAGTCGGGATCGGGCAAGACCGTCGCCTGCGAGTCGGTGACCAAGCTCATCGACATGCCGCCCGGCCGTATCGCCGGCGGCGAGGTCCTCTTCGACGGCGAGGACCTGGCACAGGCCTCCGAGAAGCGCCTCAAGCAGATCCGCGGTGGTCGCATCGGCCACGTGTTCCAGAACCCGCAGGGGGCGCTGAACCCGGTCTACACCGTGGGCGACCAGATCGTCGAGGCCATCCGCATCCACAGCGACCGCTCGAAGTCCGAGGCACGGGACCGCGCCGTCGAGTTGCTCGACCGGGTCGGCATCCCGGAGGCCGCCTCGCGCGCCGACGAGTACCCCCACGAGTTCTCGGGCGGGATGAAACAGCGCGTCGTCATCGCGATGGCGCTGGCCGGCGACCCGGACCTGCTCATCGCCGACGAGCCGACGACGGCGCTCGACGTGACCATCCAGGCCCAGATCCTCCGGCTGTTCGAGGACCTGCAAGAGGAGTTCGACATGAGCATCGTGTTCGTCACGCACGACCTCGGCGTGGTCGCGCAGATCGCCGACCGCGTCGTCGTGATGTACTCGGGGAAGGTGATGGAGCGGGGCGACGTGTTCGAACTGTTCGAGCAGGCCGCCCACCCGTACACGCAGGCGCTGTTGCGCTGTCTCCCCGGTCGGGGCGACGTGAGCGAGGCCATCGGTGGCTCGCTCCCCGACCCCACCAACCCGCCCAGCGGCTGTCGGTTCCACCCGCGCTGTCCGCACGCGGTGCGCGACTGCCAGACGGGTGACCAGCCGCCCATGGCGGCCGTCGACGACCCCGAGGACGAGGGCGACGGCGACACGGACGACCGGGAACACCGCGCCTCGTGTGTCTACTACCGGACCGGCTACAACGCCGACACGGTACGGCAGACGGCGCCTGGAACGACCGGCGAGGCGAGCGCCCCCGGGAGCAGTACCGGCGCCGGGACGGAGGGGGGTGACGACTGA
- a CDS encoding ABC transporter permease, whose product MSMRWYVARRLAWAAVATLVVLSGYFVLLQLAPGDGRAAFAFSAATEGGNATAAKETFDQVRGIGGPLHEQYIDFMSNMLVGDWGWSFTRNEPVIDAMAKAYPYSLQYAVPSTLLAIVFGYGIGLYSATHQYTLTDYFGTFVAFFGISIPNFWFGIMLILVFAVSAPEVTLFGVELLPLPSFYQTGVVEEHGIFSYENVRQLIMPIVVLTTASIAANMRYSRAEALEYVHAEFVKTARAKGAGDWRILTRHILRPAMVPLMTIFIADLLGLLFAGAYLTEVVFQIPGLALLSFNALINQDTPLVMATTLVPVLLFLVGNLLQDLAYTVLDPRIDYGDR is encoded by the coding sequence ATGAGCATGCGCTGGTACGTCGCTCGCCGGCTGGCGTGGGCGGCAGTCGCGACCCTCGTCGTGCTGTCGGGGTACTTCGTGCTCCTGCAGTTGGCGCCGGGTGACGGCCGCGCAGCCTTCGCGTTCTCGGCGGCGACCGAGGGTGGCAACGCCACCGCCGCCAAGGAGACGTTCGACCAGGTCCGCGGTATCGGCGGCCCGCTCCACGAGCAGTACATCGACTTCATGTCGAACATGCTCGTCGGCGACTGGGGCTGGTCGTTCACCCGCAACGAGCCGGTCATCGACGCGATGGCGAAGGCGTACCCGTACTCGCTGCAGTACGCCGTCCCGTCGACGCTGCTGGCCATCGTGTTCGGCTACGGCATCGGGCTCTACTCCGCGACCCACCAGTACACGCTGACGGACTACTTCGGTACGTTCGTCGCGTTCTTCGGCATCTCCATCCCGAACTTCTGGTTCGGCATCATGCTGATACTGGTGTTCGCGGTGTCGGCCCCGGAGGTGACGCTGTTCGGCGTCGAACTGCTGCCGTTGCCGTCGTTCTACCAGACGGGCGTGGTCGAGGAGCACGGCATCTTCTCGTACGAGAACGTTCGCCAGCTGATCATGCCCATCGTCGTGCTGACGACGGCCTCCATCGCGGCGAACATGCGCTACTCGCGGGCCGAGGCGCTGGAGTACGTCCACGCCGAGTTCGTCAAGACCGCCCGCGCGAAGGGGGCCGGCGACTGGCGTATCCTCACCCGCCACATCCTGCGGCCCGCGATGGTCCCGCTGATGACCATCTTCATCGCGGACCTCCTCGGGTTGCTGTTCGCGGGGGCCTACCTCACCGAGGTGGTGTTCCAGATCCCCGGCCTCGCGTTGCTCTCGTTCAACGCGCTCATCAACCAGGACACGCCGCTCGTGATGGCGACGACGCTCGTTCCCGTGTTGCTGTTCCTCGTGGGGAACCTGCTGCAGGACCTCGCGTACACGGTGCTGGACCCGCGGATCGACTACGGTGACCGATGA
- a CDS encoding ABC transporter permease: MATDDSFRDVDWDSMGGAGLTPRETAMLVFGGVFLALLAFDFLVLHDGLNWVSGLVEGPQFQWVTEQEGAPLPFGVDLSTSDWLLVLTLAVMLFYGVWPLYDNPRLAAYYWRRFRQNKAAMASAVYLLVIFAVGMVGPAFIDQPELAFDQVSQPPIYTSTPMSTTGGACVGDTVTKTVTTNGQAVPTTFCQGSWAHPLGTTNEGKDLVDLLVLGMRVSMKVSLITMLLVISIGSLVGTTAAYYGGYVDEVLMRYVDIQGTFPSFFLFLILAYLFTPTLGLLIALFGLLGWEGTSRLVRSEALQRTEEEYVQAAENAGASDGWIIRRHILPNVSTTVITNATLLIPSFILLEAALAFLGLTDPSVASWGKTISAGRDYLSSAWWIATLPGVFLFFTILAFNMVGDGLRDALDPRSGGRS, encoded by the coding sequence ATGGCGACTGACGACTCGTTCCGCGACGTCGACTGGGACTCGATGGGCGGTGCGGGGCTCACCCCGCGGGAGACGGCGATGCTGGTCTTCGGCGGCGTGTTCCTCGCGCTGCTCGCGTTCGACTTCCTCGTCCTGCACGACGGTCTCAACTGGGTCTCCGGGCTCGTCGAGGGGCCGCAGTTCCAGTGGGTGACCGAGCAGGAGGGCGCACCACTCCCGTTCGGCGTCGACCTCTCGACGTCCGACTGGCTGCTGGTGCTCACCCTCGCGGTGATGCTGTTCTACGGCGTCTGGCCGCTGTACGACAACCCCCGGCTGGCGGCCTACTACTGGCGGCGCTTCCGCCAGAACAAGGCCGCGATGGCCAGCGCGGTCTACCTGCTGGTCATCTTCGCCGTCGGGATGGTCGGCCCGGCGTTCATCGACCAGCCCGAGCTGGCGTTCGACCAGGTCTCACAGCCCCCGATCTACACCAGCACCCCGATGTCCACCACGGGGGGAGCCTGCGTCGGCGACACCGTCACGAAGACGGTGACGACCAACGGGCAGGCGGTCCCCACGACGTTCTGTCAGGGCTCGTGGGCCCACCCGCTCGGCACCACCAACGAGGGGAAGGACCTCGTCGACCTGCTGGTGCTCGGGATGCGCGTCTCGATGAAGGTGAGCCTCATCACGATGCTCCTCGTGATCTCCATCGGGAGCCTCGTCGGGACGACCGCCGCCTACTACGGCGGCTACGTCGACGAGGTGCTGATGCGCTACGTCGACATCCAGGGGACGTTCCCGTCGTTCTTCCTGTTCCTCATCCTCGCGTACCTGTTCACGCCGACGCTGGGGCTCCTCATCGCCCTGTTCGGCCTGCTCGGGTGGGAGGGGACCTCCCGGCTGGTGCGCTCGGAGGCGCTCCAGCGGACCGAGGAGGAGTACGTCCAGGCCGCGGAGAACGCCGGGGCGAGCGACGGATGGATAATCCGCCGACACATCCTGCCGAACGTGTCCACGACCGTCATCACGAACGCGACGCTGCTCATCCCGTCGTTCATCCTGCTGGAGGCGGCACTCGCCTTCCTCGGGCTGACCGACCCCTCGGTGGCGTCGTGGGGCAAGACCATCTCGGCCGGCCGCGACTACCTCAGTTCGGCGTGGTGGATCGCGACCCTGCCGGGGGTCTTCCTCTTCTTCACCATCCTCGCGTTCAACATGGTGGGCGACGGGCTGCGTGACGCGCTCGACCCGCGCTCGGGTGGTCGCTCGTGA
- a CDS encoding ABC transporter substrate-binding protein has protein sequence MSRDTSGRNIDRRDVLKGLGVAGMAGLAGCAGGDQTPTPGGEGDGDGDGDSTPEPTATPEKLGDRLVDPDGDQVTLSAVYSTGGQTTETTMEFVKQELGKVGINVELTGVQFQSMLANYAQNKPSEDATATFNAGSRDESTSAKQWDMMGGIGFNSYPLTPTSIRPFWIDVANESASVNFYGYKPSEPIAPKLDEASSSTDTATRQELFSTVFGILSRDQPCNFLTFDTDLLGFRSDVNGLGEESFQFGYNYQNRYFGSGDPTVGGTYTNGAASGAKTLNPLRSNDTSSDARINLTMDAAYVLNDDNEFEGRWFESYEANDALDTYTFTLRDNLQWGAGYGQMTAEDWVYYIQNVRQAEPNWAGDVNHGDWFVGGEPIEVSAPSELELEVSLPDTDPAFVKKPVLWGAYCLPKGLVEPYYERVQEADGQEAKAAIGNEMNEDEEIQTLAYTGNLGPFDFERWDRTSVFVSTKDPDYYGAGTIFAEDVPYFEQSQIQVFGEQSTRLAALRTGEIDYTALPPAQVQEFENNSDVNVLKVPSAFCNMLVYNQRANGWAELRKPEVRQALSTAVSKTTVAEQINRGAAAPAYTHQPEFSQWFDDSKVTRFGGPDSTSIGGAQRMLADALPDGYEFR, from the coding sequence ATGTCACGCGATACCAGCGGACGGAATATCGACCGACGAGACGTACTCAAGGGTCTCGGGGTGGCGGGCATGGCCGGCCTCGCCGGCTGTGCCGGCGGTGACCAGACGCCGACGCCCGGCGGCGAGGGCGACGGTGACGGCGACGGCGACTCGACGCCCGAGCCGACGGCGACGCCGGAGAAACTCGGCGACCGACTCGTCGACCCGGACGGCGATCAGGTGACGCTCTCGGCGGTCTACTCCACGGGTGGGCAGACCACCGAGACGACGATGGAGTTCGTCAAGCAGGAGCTCGGCAAGGTGGGCATCAACGTCGAACTCACCGGCGTCCAGTTCCAGTCGATGCTGGCGAACTACGCGCAGAACAAGCCCAGCGAGGACGCCACGGCGACGTTCAACGCCGGCTCGCGCGACGAGTCTACCTCGGCCAAGCAGTGGGACATGATGGGTGGCATCGGCTTCAACTCCTACCCGCTCACGCCGACGTCCATCCGGCCGTTCTGGATCGACGTGGCCAACGAGTCGGCGTCGGTCAACTTCTACGGCTACAAGCCCAGCGAGCCCATCGCGCCGAAGCTCGACGAGGCGTCCTCGTCGACGGACACGGCCACGCGGCAGGAGCTGTTCTCGACGGTGTTCGGCATCCTCTCGCGGGACCAGCCGTGTAACTTCCTCACGTTCGACACCGACCTGCTCGGCTTCCGCTCGGACGTGAACGGGCTGGGCGAGGAGAGCTTCCAGTTCGGCTACAACTACCAGAACCGCTACTTCGGCAGCGGCGACCCGACGGTCGGCGGCACCTACACGAACGGGGCGGCCTCGGGCGCGAAGACGCTCAACCCGCTCCGCTCGAACGACACCTCCTCCGACGCCCGCATCAACCTCACGATGGACGCGGCCTACGTGCTCAACGACGACAACGAGTTCGAGGGCCGCTGGTTCGAGTCCTACGAGGCCAACGACGCGCTCGACACGTACACGTTCACACTGCGCGACAACCTCCAGTGGGGGGCCGGCTACGGCCAGATGACCGCCGAGGACTGGGTCTACTACATCCAGAACGTCCGGCAGGCCGAGCCCAACTGGGCCGGCGACGTGAACCACGGCGACTGGTTCGTCGGCGGCGAGCCCATCGAGGTGTCCGCGCCGAGCGAACTCGAACTCGAGGTCTCGCTGCCCGACACGGACCCGGCGTTCGTCAAGAAGCCCGTCCTCTGGGGCGCCTACTGTCTCCCCAAGGGGCTGGTCGAGCCGTACTACGAGCGCGTCCAGGAGGCCGACGGGCAGGAGGCCAAGGCCGCCATCGGCAACGAGATGAACGAGGACGAGGAGATCCAGACGCTCGCGTACACCGGCAACCTCGGGCCGTTCGACTTCGAGCGCTGGGACCGCACGTCCGTCTTCGTCTCCACGAAGGACCCGGACTACTACGGTGCGGGCACCATCTTCGCGGAGGACGTCCCGTACTTCGAGCAGTCCCAGATCCAGGTGTTCGGCGAGCAGTCCACGCGGCTGGCGGCGCTGCGCACCGGCGAGATCGACTACACCGCGCTCCCGCCCGCGCAGGTCCAGGAGTTCGAGAACAACAGCGACGTGAACGTCCTCAAGGTGCCGAGCGCGTTCTGTAACATGCTGGTCTACAACCAGCGTGCCAACGGCTGGGCGGAACTGCGCAAGCCCGAGGTCCGCCAGGCCCTCTCGACGGCCGTCTCGAAGACGACCGTCGCCGAACAGATCAACCGCGGCGCCGCGGCCCCGGCGTACACGCACCAGCCGGAGTTCTCGCAGTGGTTCGACGACTCGAAGGTCACCCGCTTCGGTGGCCCCGACTCCACCAGCATCGGCGGCGCCCAGCGGATGCTCGCCGACGCGCTCCCCGACGGCTACGAGTTCCGGTAA